The following DNA comes from Augochlora pura isolate Apur16 chromosome 6, APUR_v2.2.1, whole genome shotgun sequence.
tctttcttaCCTTTTGTAAGCATCCTCACAGTTTCACTGTACATCCAGACCGCAAGGAATTCTTCCTTAGCATTGAATCATtagccaatcagagcaaagtaATTTGTACACCTATTCTCCCTAACGGAGAACATTCCGGCCGGAGAGTCTTGCAAAACTTGAAGTACTACGTACTATCAGTATTCACATGAAATACTGCCTTTACCGGACAAAGTCTAATGTTGCGTTCTTACTTAGTTATGGTATATACACATAGCTTTTGACTATGTTTTGTTTGTTATGTATACTAAAGATAACAATTAAAGAATACCGATAGAAACAAATGTGAAAGTACTctatataaagtattaaaggTATCcttcgattgaaaatattaatatttgatcaaACTAGCGAAGAGAAATTTTAAGAACTGAATATGACATTGCCTGGTATTGGAGTTTTTGGTACTGGAAGCATTGTAAGgattattattccatttctGAGAGAAAAGGGCTTTAGGATTGAAGCTATTTGGGGCCGTACATTAGCAGAAGTATCACAAGTTGCGACTGACCTAGATATACCATTTCATACTAGTCGGATAGACGATGTACTGCTTAGGAAGGATGTTgacttaattttcattatgtgTTCCCCCAGTTTACATGCACAGATTGCAGTCAAAGCCTTAGGCATAGGAAAGCATGTTGTATGTGACAAACCTGCTGGGTTAAGTCAAAGTGAAGCCTTAAAAATGGTGCGAGCTGCACAGTATTACCCTTCTTTAATAAGCATTGTCAATCATAGTTTAAGATTCTTACCAGCTTTTGTTGACATGAAGAAAGCTTTAGAGGAGGGATATTTAGGTGGTGTTGTGACCGTTGTAGAAGTTAGAGTACATATGGGCAGTTTATTGCACAATGGTTTGTacttaaatgaattatttccattaaaagTATTCTGGGTTTTCATACAACTaaaatttggtatatttttgTAGGATATGATTGGTTGTGTGACGATACAATGGGAGGAGGAATTCTAGCATTAGTTGGGAGTCATGTAATAGATTTAATCTTTCACTTGACTGGTCAATATGCCTCGAAAGTACACGCAGTAGTTCGTACTTTTACCCACACTACAAAGCATATAAATGGAATAAGGCATGTTACATCACCAGACTTTTGTAGTTTTCAAATGGAATTGAGTGGTGGTACATTGGTAACAGCAACTTTAAGCAATCACTTGCAAGGTCAACTTTCTCAAGAGGTGTTGATATGTGGAGGTGGTAATCATCTTCTCGCACGTGGCGGAGATTTATATGGTTATCGTAATGGACAAGAAGAAATGTTATATCATGATACAGATGATCTGCAAGATATACCGTGTCCTATTACTGATTCCATTCCAAGGCCATATGTTAAGGGACTGAGAAATATGATTTCTGCATTGAGGCAAGCTTTTCAATCTGTGGAAGATAAAAAAGGTTGGATAAAGGAACCAGTGTTTTCTGCATCAACTTTTGAAGATGGCTTGTATGTTCAAGCAGTTATTGATGCACTACGACAAAGTAATAAACGCCGGGAATGggtaaaagttaatattttaactgaAGAACCAGACCCAAATCCTTTATTAAGCGCAGCAGTTAGAGCCACAGCTATTTctatataaagtaaataatgtaCAAAGACTGGTTTAATTATACAGATATTTCTAGTGTTACTAATCAGTAATCtgctataaaaagaaataatgttGACTAAAAAGGTAGCTctgtatacaaattaatatctattattatatctaaattaactatttatttatttcattggaGATACTAAAAGTATGgaaattacattgtaaatatgtgtataaatacgtatgaaattaacaaactttttaatttgtttggaATCATATAAGTCAATGCAACATTTTAACATTCACATTAACAAAACGATACATACatcatgaaaatatttatccatatatttataaaactatttatgtgtgaaaaatacaagaaaatatatgtatcactgtaaataaatattttttatatttatatttaatgttatctcattaatttattgcacACTGTAAAATGTGTATagtaatgaattatatttaaatggttaaataaagTAACACATAAGCAAAATGATATAAAGTtgtaatcatttaataaaattcataataaattttcgaaaacccCGATATTTCTGGAAGACATATTGTAGTATCTTCTGGTACCTTCTTGTGATACATCtgatcataataaaaatagaaatattttaaataataaactatatgATGTCAAGGACCGCTGATGtctgttttttatatttattgcatgcTTGTGGTTATTGCTTTCTTACAGACCATAGAAGCAATACGTGCTACAATACAACAGTAGTCTATACATGtactatagtaattaaatcgtttatcAAGAAACTAATTTTggtatatttgataaaattcaaattttttaaattttttacttccTTAATTTCGGCGCCACTATTTACGTCTAACTTATTGAAtggtacatttaataatttatatagttctCATTTGATTTTGTTATGTAACACATTTGTAATCAAATAGAAGACACAATCATTAATTCGTGAAAATAGATACTATCGCATTACTGTcgtgttatataataatattcaaataaataaaacgtatGTTTCCATTAGAGAGGTGTCcatgaaaaaaattgtaaaagcgtagacataattaaaaagcgaAAAGATCTAATTGAAGGAGTCGACATATGTCAACGTAaaacttcattttttattcattattttcgttcTCTTGTTGTTCGAACATATACtgaacaaattaattgaaaagttgattaaaataaagtctATGGTTTTCGTTAGCTATTCGCGTCTCCTGCGCATTTGAGAGCCAACGGTGCGCACGCGcaaattttatacagattCAAAATTGATATCGAGCTATCGGTTCGCGAAAAGAGGAAAACGAGTGACATAGATGGAGGTCAAGTTTTCATCTCACGCGCGATAGACAGGGTAGCTTTACAGTAATTCCCCACGCAGGCGCATATCTGGCTGTAGTCCAAACAATACCTCTGTCCGCTGTCGTGGGGCAGCTATAACAGTAGTATAATTCGTATCGCCATCGCTACCGGATATACGATCGGCGATGTTACCAGTTACCATCTGTTGTTACCACTACTGCTCGAACGACTtcaatgtgaaataaaaacgctATTCACTGATTTTCAACTTCGGTATTAAACTATCCTACGACTCGAACTGTGTGCTACACTTGATTTCAAATTGCCAAGGAGTTGTcccgaaaaaatattaaactaattCGGAACCGTTCTTCTCTCGCGTTGCATCTAAGCTGAGACTATGCTACATTGTCCATCGCTTAATCGATAGACGCGTGAACGTCGATTGCAGCGCTTGGTGTGGAACAAGTGGTAGTACGGTGCCCTCGTCACTGTTCGTCACCGATCGTCACTACTCGTCACGGTGCATTATTCGTCGCTGTAGCCACGACAAGATGCGGTGCTACATCGTGGTGCACAACGTCTTGTCTTTTCGGGCGAATGGTGACCATGCATAAAGCAGAGGTAAGTCGCTGAGAAAAAATTGCGTGTGACCGTTGGTACGTTTCTACTGGCTTATATCTATTTCCGTATAGTAGCCTGCTTCGTTATAGCACGGTGCCGGCACGCGTCAAATACTGTCCCCGAATAACGCGGGTACAGACACAGATATGTTGAACAACTCAGCTGCTCGCTCTTGAATCTGTCAAAAATACACGGATCCACACGTTGCTAAAAATTTCAGTGAAGGTTTTTCTCTGTTGACTAAACGTTATATCGCTACATTTCACCGTTTCACGatcaattattacattatccATTTAACAAATTCGGAATTCTGTACGAGTTCTGTGCTCGTTTACAATacagaaacaattaattactcgaaattgttatatgtttaatatttgaatcaCTTCACTCTTGAAAACGTGTACTAATCTAGTGTCAATGAATTAGtatgtataaattacttttgaaTTACTTAGACTCAAAACTACCTAACGGGTATCTCAGATGTAGTGTCTAGGGTTCACAAAAAGATCGGAATCTACAAAAATAGGACtcattaaagaaaatgaaaaaacaagTATTCCAGATCAGTTTCAAACCAATTTTACGGCTCACGGAAACAGAATTTACTGAACAAAAGCAAGATCAAGAAAACTGTGCATTACGTCAGGGAAAGGGGGAAGTGAGGTCGTGGGTGCTAGGTTGAATACAAAAGCACCTAATACCTTCGAACATTGTGATATAGTCTTGGTAAAGGTATGCATTGTTTAAGtcatcaaaattatatttaagaaaggAGAATGTCATAGAATGCGAAGTATGTCAACGATCGCTCGTTttacttatataaatatccGAAAAGGTGTAAATGGCAATGTGTGCAATAGTAATGCATAATCAAATGAAAGATGTAAAGGTTCGTGCTTGTCGCAGTTTGGTGAGAGCACATTCGATCTTGAAATACAGGCCGTAAAATAGCCTTACGTTACTACTGCCTGGTAAGGCTGATCATCCATCTTTACTACTGTCGTTCGTGATGGTACGAACAAATGATCCGTTGGAAAGTCAGATAGTTTCCTTGTACGTACTTCACGAATATTCGGTTGGTgtgcttttaaaaattcatggtTGGATTCTTGCGGCATCAACAAATTTGGACCCGGACGATCGTTATTAAAAGCAAAGTACTTGAAACTGGTGTGTCTTACGACACTTCGTGAATATTTTCGCTAGCCATAGAACGTCGTATTGACGCGCAGCCAAGATCCAGACCCTGATGCAGCGAAACAATGCTCGGACAACaagcatttaaataatacacatTCGAATTATGCATTCGTCAACTGTGCGTTTCGTGGACACCGTTGCCAACATAACCTATTGGTCGGTGACGAGCGCCGATCGAAACGGGTCCGAACAATACCAGAcataataattcaatcgaTAACGAGACCATTGAGTATTACCAAGTAACCCTGGGATCCGAAGGGGAGAAGCTAGTCTGGAATTATGCCACGCGATGATATTTAAGCGGATAGCTCTTTAAAAGTCACATGAACGGGAAGTCAACGTTTGGCAACTCTGTCTCTGTAGAGCGAGAATGAGAGAGACGTTTTTTGcaacatttctatatttcattcggCTTAGTTGGATCTTGTCGGAAATCGGAGCTCGTTGAACGATTCTTCTcgagatttttttctttgaaatactATGTTGCAAGGAAACTAGAGCAAGACACGTTTGTGGGAGTAGGGTACACTTTTCTGTGGAAGTATCGCCATCTTCTTGAAAACTAAAAAAACTACGCTTTCGTCAGGTTTTCATCTATTTTCTGCATTCAAAGATAGGATTGTTATTGTACGGTAAAGTAGGGATACGCGacaatcgtataaaaattgtctaaatagTTTGAATGAGAAAAATTATCGGGCcttaagaagaaaaaaggcTGTCTACCAtcagaaaaagaataatttgtgAAAGGAAGAAGGTACCAACACCAAATGTATTTTCCATAGCCATATATGTTACCAAAATTCACGGAAGAGTAGCACCACGGAAGAGTTAGTCTAGAATGTCAAGATTGGACTGACGCACACATACCGGAGTTGATGACAGGTATACAAACATCTCTTATGTCTGTCGTGCGTGTAAATAGTTGCACCCCATCTTCTCCCATGCGTGGGACATCGTTCTTACGTCTAAACTGATTTTCTTTGTACTTTGTTTGTTCGTATttggaaattgattttaacgTTTTTACATGTACACTATATTcagcattatttataaatatgttatcaATAAgtacgataattttttttctttacgtCCTCCTTTTCCAGTGGTATTTAAACTGTGGCACTCGATATTTAAAGCCGCTGATGTTAAAACTTAACCAACGTGTCTTCTTTGAGTCGTGTATGTTTTGCAGTAGATGCACGACACGaactatttcaattgtttgacTCTGGCCGTACGGTTTCGCCAGGGGTGTACTCAGCGAACGAAAGTTTAGTAAGATCTTTGAGAAGGGACCGTAAACGCAAGTATTGCGATGGCTCTTGATTTTTTAGTTTCGATGTGCTGAGGTCTCGTGGGATCTTAATGAGTTAGGTGGGCAGCGTTTCAACGTTCGTTTCTATTCATCTGGAGCGTTGTTTGGAGGAAAACACAGACGGTCACTGGAAGATCGGAACGTCCCGTTTCGCGCAGTTGCTTCCGCCCACGCGGATCGATCTGCGCATAGTAGATACTGAACCGTACGCGAGCACGGTTCTCCAAGGGAGAGTGGGTGTCTAAAAGCTCGTGGAAAATCGCGTTAGGTGCGTCTTCTGTTTACTGTCTTACGGAGGTGACATGTGACCGAACTGTATTTGTGACACGCTGACTAGCTGGGTTACTGCGGCCGGAATGAGATCGATCCTTCTCCCATCTCGCTCGTTGTTCTCTTCGTGTGAGCGAACTCGCGTTTATTCGCCGATAGGGTGCTATCCAGATGGGCTACCGCGTGCGTTTACGTTGCTATTGGTATGTACGAGTATACTTAGATCGCAAGATACACGGACCGGAAGTGTCGAAGGTACAAGCGTTTGACGAACTTTTCTGTACATATTCAGTGCATGTCCTTTCTTTACCATTAATTTGAAGTTGTGACATAGGCATAAAATCTAACTACAAATGAAGATATCGAACTTTAAGTTGATCTGCTCGAATTAAGTACAGTAGTAAATGCTACATTTGTATGGTACTATCGACACTCTTTTGATAACAAGCAAACGCTGCACAAAAATTGTACcttctttgttctttttttatatcattctTTTATCGAGCAAAGTATTTGATATCGTGTTTATACAGAAGTTACTTCgtagacgatatttattaacgttaCAAATAAGTGTGGAAGATTTGCATGAATAAGTACATAAGACGTGATATactggaaaatataaatcataaaagaCTAGcagattaattaaaagataagagaaatattattgactGTTATTGACTTggtaatagtagtaataatagtggtaatagtaatatacttggtatatatattactgctctataaacagaaaattacaggaaatatacagaatataattcttccaaattttaataaacggtACCTACAGACATTGAATTTTACTGCAATTACGATTATTGTtacttacatatttattacataaaaaagtTGGAACAGCAAGTTTTGTTGgccaattttttaaagataatattaatatgtgcTACATACTTAAAGTACgcgtttatatttttcgattggTGTTTCCGTACCACTTTTAATTTGCGCGTACAGtgcgtaaattattttattaaaagtctaCCATTTATTAGAACGAGGATACGGAGgataaaattgtgtaatgCTGCTGGTCGATACTTTAGGGTGATTTTAATCACAAGGACGATACTCATCCTCCCTTATTTTGACTGATAGCTCCCCACCATTTAGGGTACATTTAGTCGATTCAGGGTATTATTTTCAGAATCGCGGATTCAAGGCTATATTGAAACaatcgtatatgtatatcgtaaCTAAAATAACCTCATATCAGTTAGGCCATTATGTGCtatatcgaatataatattacctTCGTTGTTTTAACCCGTTGAATCGAAAATGTTATATTCTTCTTTTCGAGCCGATAGTTACATTACTGATATTTAACTAGAGTTGAAAAATTGTCACTTGAATATCGGTTTCTGTTAAAGTTACTTAAATTTATCGCATCCAAACGAAATACTTAGAAGAGCACGATACAAGAAAtggttgaaaaaaattataaatgactCTAAGCATAGTCAGTTATAGTTTTGTCAGGAACGTTCACAGTTCCAATGTAAATAAGTTTTGTAATAACTGTATACCAAAAAGAGTCTTAAacatattcttttaaataattaatctcggaaaaaaataatatattatattattgagacaattgaaatttttattgctactactatgaatatatattgtatttactatgaaaattttatatttgaattacatacttttaaatattattaaaacccAATTTTCAGGTAATGTGTTAATGTTTTAGAGTTAACTTAACACTTGGAATTCCACGTTAGTCACACATAACTGATACAATTCTTGTTATCGGGcttaaaaactaattttaattagaatatattaagtaAGCCAAACATGCTTTGAAGGAACAATAATTGTTATGATAAATTTcgttttccttatttttctattattaatcctttaattgtttactCTATATATCGTATGGACCAAagctatattatttaattcgtggtctttataaacaaaatcaaTATGTGTAATGCAAATATActataaagttataaaaatgatataaaaagtaaaaatttttttactgtaatttttcattttagttAGCAGTTACAAGGTTAAAAAAGTTGTTCTGTTTCCATGTGTCTTTTATGAACACAGGTGTGCTAGTGAACGTGTTGACAAATGCATGCGcacatttcaaatttaatttgaaaacgaGTAGAcagtataatttcaaaaagtctattttttatgttgtttgtaaatcgatatttttcaattatcgaattttcattgtaattttaattatcagatTTTCACTGTCGTTTCTTCCCTCTTTTTACACAATGAGATAGAGGCTgttaaattatgatataatcgGTGAAACATTGATCCACGCAAGACGGAAAACGCAAACGAGCATTCAATTCAAGCACTCTTCTTATCTTACTTTAAATAACACATGAACGGTTAGATTATCATAGtgatagataaaataaagtaatgaCTTCCCTTGGCTCttgatgtttttaaaatagaataaaaatgttattaccCATGATTGGAAGGTTAAACTTAATTTTGcatcatcgcgcgcgcgtatgtATGTGCGCTGTGCGAGCCTATGCTactaatgtataaaatgcattgtTTTCATtcgttcaatattttccttgTGCCAAGTTTCTTACTCAGAAAATACCTTTATTTATAGCtgcataaatttataaagttttaatacacatttaacgaatttttacaaatgaaaataataatatacatttgtaTGTGCAATGAGTAATTTTATACAGAttcagataattaaataattaagtaaatattgaacaatttgtcattgtattatatttaaactgATGATTAGAaggcaaaataaatattttctaaaatcttttatttattctactcgttaaaattttacttattcatATGTGAGTACAACtagcaatttaattatgattattgttTTACTTCTTCCAAGTTGACAAAAAGTGTTGTAGTTGCATTGAGTGTGCACTCTCAGTTGATAGAGTAACCGATGCGTTGAGGGAGTATTTACAAGTAGAGAATAAACGATGATAGTGGACTTGGAGAGTCATATTTCACTAAATACCTAAATCTAACTTTACGAACATTTTATAGTCGCTGATTTGACAGTCAAATCGTTTCTGTCGGATCAACTAATGCACCCATCGTGTTcccaaatatataaaattgtcctTAGTgactttctctttctttttctctgcttGGATTCCAAATATACACCCCGTGACAATATTTTAGGACCTGTGTGGCACAATACCAATTTATGTTACGAAAAATGCTTTATGCCTTCTGTGTATACAGCGTTATTGTTTACACCGtgggaaattatttatcggtgaatttgataaatatatgaaatatacttgtttaataaaatataaaataagccttagtttatctttttaatacaatttacattttttaacgatatGATTGTACAACGttgtattattcattaaactgttccgatttaatttattcattaaactgttcgatatttattgttatctgTCGGTCTATTAGTATAGACTTCAATTAATCCCTTCGTTAGGGCACCcatagcgaaagggttaatacgtcACCTTTTTCTTGCAAAGTTGTTGCTTTTCAGTGataaatcacatttttaaatagcaaattaattttttttcttttcagtaattaaacattgtgcgattttttctaatatttcgaaaatattgaccAGTGAatagcttttattttttttgaatCGATTAATTGAAATCTCTTTAGTTTATCTCAATTGGTTTCTtccgatatattatataaatgcacATTATGACaagtacattattattattattgtcaggATTTATTGTGGAATACGCGAATTTAATAAGCGCATAAAAGGAATAAGCGTACAAATCGACACGTTTAGTTATTCATATATACATTTAGACAAAAGAAAGATTAATGTTACTGCGAGATCAAAAAGCACGTGTTGCGCGTACGACAGCTGGATCGAGAAGAAGGAAACCAGGGAACGGAAGAACATAAGCTAGCGGGATCTTATTAACGAACGCGCATATCGATTACTCGGTTGCAAGGGCCAGTGCTGCCCAAGAACACTAGATCTAGCTGATTCCCTAGGAATAACCATATTTccgacaattattattatcattatcgttATCGTTATCGTTATCGTTATCATTATCATCGTTATCGTTATTGACCTTGACTACCTCACGACAGAGGCGGAAGTGGAAGAGGCCCTCACGGGTGCGCTTGGAGATGCCACCGTGACGGTTACCAAGCCCAACGCTAAGGGCCAGAAGTTGGCAATTGTCCTGCTAGAAGCGAGGTCCGCGGCTAAGCTGCTAGAATTCGGACTCATTCCGATCGGCATGGTCTGTAGCTGTCCCAGACGAAGAGACACCGTCGCGAGGTGCTTTAAATGCCTCGGTTTTGGGCATCTTGCGCGGGCCTGCAAATGGGTAGACCGGAAGGACGCGTGCTACCGATGCGGCTCCAAGGGCCACAAGCCGGCAGCATGCACAAGGTCCCACAACTGCGTGGTCTGCGAAGAACGCGGGGTACCTCCCACAAGCCTGTCGCACACGATAGGTTCCGGCGCCTGCAAGACGTTCCGCGACGCCCTAGCGGCAGCGAAAGCCAGAATGCCCAGAAATAGCTAATGTGCTGCAAGTCAACGTGCATCGAAGCAGTGTCGCGGATGCCCTCCTTGAGCAAATGTGGCTCGAGCGGGAAATCGACGTTCTCCTATTCAGTGAGCCGTACAGAGGTCGGGAGGGACCCACGTGGTTCGCCGACACGTTGGGAACCGCCGCCATCTGGATACAGGACCCATCCAAGTTCCGGGTCGAGAGACACGGTGCAGGCGACGGATACGTATGGGTGAGGGGAGACGGTCTTACGCTGATGAGCGTGTACCTCTCTTCTAACGATTGCATCGCGGAATTCCGCGACAAGATTGGGGCCCTCGATGACACCACCCAGGAGCTGGAGGGGAGATGGGTAGTTGGAGGGGATCTTAACGCGGAGACGGTCGAATGGGGAATGCCCATACCGGACATCAGGGGAAGGCACATCGTCGAGATGGCGGCTTGCCTGAACTTAATGGTCCTCCACAAAGGGTTGTCCACGATCTTTCGAAGGTTTGGCTATAGAGAGACCATCGTGGACGTCACGATGGCTTCTGAGGATGTGGCCCCCCGTATAGATGACTGGAAAGTCATCGAGGACTATACGAGGAGCGACCACCAGTATGTGGCTTTTCGGATAGCTAGAAAACAGCGGCGGAGTCAAGTCCCACCCTCCTCTAGAGGATGGAACATGAAGACTCTCCATCAGGAGAGGTTCCAAGAGGCCTTCCAATGTGGGTTGGATAACATTCCGCGGCCCACAGAGGGACCTCGTACCCGGTTATCGGTGGAGCAGCTCGTTCACGGAACAATGAGCGCCATCCAGGAGGCGTGCGAGGCGTCGATGAGCCGAGGGAAGCCACGCAGTTTGAGACCTGCATACTGGTGGTCAAGCGACATTGCCGACCTCCGGCGGGACTGCCTGCGTCTGCGGCGGAATGCCCAGCGCGCCGGACGCACTTTCGACGGGGAAACTCTCATTAGGTCTGGGATATAAGATCGTACGCCGCAAGATCGGTGCCCAGAACGGCCCTGTGATCCTACCAGCGAACGAGGCGTCGGCGGTCGTGGACGCCCTCTTCCCGGTACACCCGGCGAGGGCGTGACGGTCAGTAGAGCTGCAAGCGGAGGATATTCCGCCTTTCACCGAGCGTGAACTGATCGAGGCAGCTCGCTCCTTCCACAACAGGAAGGCTCCGGGCCCGGATGGCATCCCAGCAGAGGTCGTGAAGCTGGCAGTCCGGCTATTCCCGCGGCCGATGCTAGATATGCTTAACGCCTGCTTGGGCTCTGGAGTGTGGCCGGTCCGATGGATGATCCAACGCCTGGCCCTGATCAGCAAGGGAAAGGGGCAGCTTTCGGGTCCGTCGGCGTACAGACCTATCTGTATGTTGGATACGGCCGGAAAGCTGCTAAATAAGATGATCAGACCCCGGTTGCTGACGGCGTATAGGGCAGCGGTGGACCTGTCGGATCGGCAGTACGGTTTTAGGCGCGGAAGGTCCACCGTCAACGCCCTCCGGATGGTCCTGCGTGCGGCGGAGAGTGCCGACACAGGCAATCGCCGCAGTTGGCGCGTTGTCCTCGTGGCCACGCTGGACGTGAAGAACGCCTTCAATTCGGCAAGCTGGGCGGGGATACTCGGGGCCCTAAAGAACACCTTCCAGGTGCCAGACTATCTCCTCCGCTTAGTGGAGGATTACTTCGACGACCGTGTCCTCCTGTATGGCACGGTCGAGAGAAGGCGGAGGAGGTCCGTCTCCGCAGGAGTGGCCCAGGGGTCTATCCTTGGACCGGACCTCTGGAATGCTTTTTATGATGCCATCCTGCGTATCGAGTTCCCGAGCGAGGCGTTCCTCGTTGGCTACGGGGACGACATCGCGGCGGTCGTCACAGCCCGCGATACGGAGTGTGCGCAATATGGCCTCAATCAGATCATGAGGAGAGTGCAGGGGTGGATGGACGACGCTGGTCTTCGATTAGTCAGCGAGAAGACCGAAATCGT
Coding sequences within:
- the LOC144471876 gene encoding glucose-fructose oxidoreductase domain-containing protein 1, whose product is MTLPGIGVFGTGSIVRIIIPFLREKGFRIEAIWGRTLAEVSQVATDLDIPFHTSRIDDVLLRKDVDLIFIMCSPSLHAQIAVKALGIGKHVVCDKPAGLSQSEALKMVRAAQYYPSLISIVNHSLRFLPAFVDMKKALEEGYLGGVVTVVEVRVHMGSLLHNGYDWLCDDTMGGGILALVGSHVIDLIFHLTGQYASKVHAVVRTFTHTTKHINGIRHVTSPDFCSFQMELSGGTLVTATLSNHLQGQLSQEVLICGGGNHLLARGGDLYGYRNGQEEMLYHDTDDLQDIPCPITDSIPRPYVKGLRNMISALRQAFQSVEDKKGWIKEPVFSASTFEDGLYVQAVIDALRQSNKRREWVKVNILTEEPDPNPLLSAAVRATAISI
- the LOC144470925 gene encoding uncharacterized protein LOC144470925, which translates into the protein MWLEREIDVLLFSEPYRGREGPTWFADTLGTAAIWIQDPSKFRVERHGAGDGYVWVRGDGLTLMSVYLSSNDCIAEFRDKIGALDDTTQELEGRWVVGGDLNAETVEWGMPIPDIRGRHIVEMAACLNLMVLHKGLSTIFRRFGYRETIVDVTMASEDVAPRIDDWKVIEDYTRSDHQYVAFRIARKQRRSQVPPSSRGWNMKTLHQERFQEAFQCGLDNIPRPTEGPRTRLSVEQLVHGTMSAIQEACEASMSRGKPRSLRPAYWWSSDIADLRRDCLRLRRNAQRAGRTFDGETLIRSGI